DNA from Physeter macrocephalus isolate SW-GA unplaced genomic scaffold, ASM283717v5 random_379, whole genome shotgun sequence:
AGTCACGTAAACAAACTATAATTCCCGGCGGTCCCCGCGCGCAGCAGGTCAGGGCTAGGCTGGGGCCGGGTTCGCGGTGCTCGCtgaggcggtggcggcggcggcggcggcggcggctacGGCTGGAAGAGCCGGGTCGGGGCCCGCGGCGGAGGCCGTGGCTTGTATTGGGAAGGTGGCGGGGAGGGACGCGGGAGGAAGATGGCGACGTCGGGGGCGAACGGGCCCGGCTCGGCCACGGCCTCAGCTTCCAATCCACGCAAGTTTAGTGAGAAGATCGCGCTGCAGAAGCAGCGTCAGGCCGAGGAGACGGCGGCCTTCGAGGAGGTGATGATGGACATCGGCTCCACCCGGGTGAGGGGCCGCGCCGGCAAGCGGGAGCGGAGCAGAGCACTTCTCGAGCGGGGAGCCgagaggcggggcgggggcgggtgcCGCAGCGAAGGAGGCGGAACGCGGCAGGGGTAGCGGGCGCCGCCGTCCGGGAGGCACGGGTGGAGGGCCGGGGGGCAGGAAGACGGGTTTTGCGGGAGGAGGTCGAAACTCCAGAGAGGCTGGAGGGTTTGGGAACGAATGGGAGCTGAGAAAGTGAGGCAGGAATggacagagagaggagatggTCTCCGAAGCCCGGCGGAGGTAGGAGGTGGGTGGTCCTTGTGTATCTCTGATTGAGTTCTCTCAGGGACTTTGCTGAAGCATCTTCTATGTTGGGTTATGGGGTTGGGGGATGGCCTGCTTGCCCTCGTCTGGCTCCTCTCAGTTGGTGATCTCCTCTCATCTGGTCCCTCTGCCCTGTTGTGCTACTCTCGGCAGTTAGTATCTCCGGGAAAGGGCCCCTTGAGTGGTTTGAACGGCAGCGCTGGGTATAGTGGGGCAGGAAGTCCCCTCCTGCGTCCCGtccctttgcttcctttttcaaaTACTTCTTGTGGTTTCCTGACGTGGATGAAGGTGAGGTCCATTGCTCACAGACTGGTGGTATTTTGCCCTGGCTGCCTTGGAGGAGAGATAGGGCTTTGGATCTCGAAAGGGGGTAACCAGTTGGCTATAGGTTATGTGGAACCTGATGGTTAGCTGAACTTTCTAGAGAGATGATTGTTTTGTGGGTCAGGTATGGGGTGCCTTGGAGGGTCTTCTGTGTATAGGGAATATTCATTCCTGGGAAGTTCCAGAAAGAAGGAATCCTGGCGGCCTTGCTTCTGAAGCCCCCTGATCTTGGTTTCTTGCTTCCCAGGGCTGgatgtcagagagagagaagggtgggAGTTTGCCCAGCTGGTATGCAGTCCTAATTTAGGGACACATTATTCTCAAAACAGCAGGTGAGGATATTGCAGTGATCCCTTATGGCAGGGAGCTAGAAGGAATTTAAGTGGTGATGGATGGCCGAACATAAATACCACATTTCAAAGTTCTTTCTGCTCGTCTGACTGCCTTTGATTGAACCTGCCTATGACTGTAACTCCggttgtatttttgtgtgtgtctcccTTGACTCTGTTagtcttttttgtgttttttactctTTTGAGTCTCTAGAGACCATGTGTCCTAGTTTTGGGGAGTCAGAACAGAGAAAGTTAGGTGAGGGAgcaaatcgtgtgtgtgtgtgtgtgtgcataaccCCCTCTAACCGCCGTGAGGATCATGATCTAACTGTGGACTGTCCCCCCTTTAGGAGCTTTTGATCAAAgtgggggcagaggcaggaaggtgGGTCAGAGGCGGACCTCCATCTGACAGCGGAGGAATGGTGGGATCTTAGGGCTTATAGGTACAAACAAAAGGTCAAAACTGGGCCTTCTTTCTTTGTGGTGCCTTGGTCTGTCAAAAGGTCCCCTCCAGTCACCTTTCCCCTGTTGGGTAACTTTTCTTCTGCACATAAAAAAATCTAGTGGGCATACATGTCCAGGGCCTGGGGACCCAAGAGTCTAAAGCTAGGGATTAGAGACCTGGAGCTCAGCCTGTTATCTGGCCAGCTGGGAGGTCTCATTTGAGGCAGATGAGGCCTTTGGGGCCTATACTCCTGGAAGCTGGGGTTATCATGTATATTAGTAGCAGTCTTGAAGTGGCCCAAAGGTCAGCATAGTGCCTGCTAAACTCACTGGACTGACCTCTTGGAACAGAAAGTCAGTTCTGTTGTTGGCCTATGCACAACGGTGTGACCCCTGGAAGCTCTTAGAATCTTAACCACTCATCAGCTGCCCTGGGTCTCCTTATTTGTCTGGGGTGGCAGTAGCTGAGTCTTAGAAGTAGGTGCTCACCTCTCACAGAGGGACATGAGACTTTTAGGCAGACTAAAACCATGCTAGGCTGAGGGTTGTGTTGTCTTACTCCAGTGCCAGACGTATCTCCCCAAAGTGAGGATGAGGCCAAGGAGACGGCTCTGGGCCAGGCTGGAGTGGGCTACTGCTTTTCTCACCCCCATTCTCCAGGCTCCCCTACCAATTCAGGGGCTTTAGAACTAGGTAGAAGAATGCTTCTTTGTTTTGGCACTGTTTTTCCAGTTAGAAGAGCCATCATTCCTTAGTTGTTTTAGTTTGGGAGGTACAGGCTCTGTGTAGCCTTCCTGAGGAGGGGCATATGGCAGAGCCCAGAAGCTTATGCCTGCCCTCCAGAGTGGGGAGGAAAGAGGCTGGCAGCTATGGCTCTGTGGCATCCACCTGTGGCCCTTCCTTTGTCTTCCAGTTAGTCCTGGACACATCTGGAAGGGAAAGCAGAGGTGCCTAATAGTCACCCTTCCCCAGGAGATAACCCATGTGACTAGCCTAGGGGCTCCTGGCGACCCCTCAGGGACTCTGTTTAGACTGATGCCGACTAGGACAGGCCCTGAGCAGAGTTTCAGGCTCCACCTGGCAGGGTGATGCCAGGCATTAGTGATAGCATTGATGGGGGCAGCCTGAGGAAGAGCTAGGGCAGATTGTTTGCACCAGGTCTCAGTGGACCTTCTCCCCAATACTGGCTTTTCTTCTGGCAGATCTCTTAAAAGCAGCAGCAATAGTAGCATGTCCTGGAGACAGGGATGGCAAGGGTGGCCACAGGAACAGTGCTCAGGACCCTCCCTGACATTCCCATTTGTCCTACATGTCTCAGTTACAGGCCCAAAAACTGCGACTGGCATACACAAGGAGCTCCCATTATGGTGGCTCTCTGCCCAACGTGAACCAGATTGGCTGTGGCCTGGCTGAGTTCCAGGTGAGTGGACACCAGCTGGGGGAGTGCAGGCTCTCACGCAGCTCCCTCTGTTGACTTGCCTGTCTCTTTTGGCAGAGCCCCCTCCACTCCCCTTTGGATTCATCCCGGAGCACTCGGCACCACGGGCTGGTGGAACGGGTGCAGCGAGATCCCCGAAGAATGGTGTCCCCACTTCGCCGCTACCCCCGCCACATATCCTTCACTGAGGGGCTGCGGAGTCTGGAGGGCAGTGGGGTGGGGCTCCTCAGGAACTCATGGTAGGAAAAGGGACCTGAAGTGTTGTCCAGTGCCATCCTGCGGGAGGTCTCCTTTACCCAGGTTCCCTGAAAAGTGACATTTGGTGTGTGTTTCAGCACTGGCTCCTGTGACAGGGAGCTGCCCCTCCTGAGACTGTGTCCTCCATCTCTGGCTGGCACTGACCGTCCTCACTTCAGCTTGCTCTTGGCTGCTAGAGGCAGGGCTCCCTGATATGTCTCATGCTACAGGGATTTTGCTTCCCTCCTGCTCACATTTCTGTTCTTAGCTttcagtctcagagacctccacAGACTGTCTCCCCCAAGCCCTGTCTAGATATTCACCTATATTTTCCAGCTTCTCTAGGCctgattccttttttctcttccattctttGCCCCTTTTGTTGCCCCTTGTAGAGGAGGAGAAAGGTGTTTGTTTCTTGAAACAACTCATCTGCAGccttctgttatttttctctcatctggTCTCTCTCCCATCCACCCCCTTCTCACTTTTTCCCTTAACTGGTGCTCTTCACATTGACAGCTCTCCCTATAGTCCTGCCTACTTATCTCCTCCCCCGGAGTCCAGCTGGCGGAGGTCAGTGTCCAGGGCGGGCAGGATCTCCTGCCCACTCTCTGACTTGTCTCTGGCGGGAGCTGGGGTTGGGTCTGGGCCTGCTGGGCCAGGCTTTCAGTAGTACCTCCTCCCGTaatggcagggctgggaggggtgggggtaggTGGAGTAGGTGGGTCAGAGTCCAGTCTTGGCCCTGTTGACACGTGTGGCCAAGCCTCCCAGTCCAGCCAGAGCAGGACTAATGGCAgctggggtgtgtgggggggaggggagaatggtaGGGTGGCAGGTGAAAATGGCTGCCTCCTGTCAAGAGTGGGTGCCAGGTGCAGTGTTCTGGCATTCAGGTTTCTGAACCCTTCCCCTGTCCATCTCATCCCTAAGACTCATACCCAGCACAGTTGCTGGGCTCCAGGATTCCTATTCAGCTTGTCCTGGCAGAGAGGAGTTATTTCCAGATCTCCTAGGTTGTTTGGGGAGAGGGTTCACGGATCACGGATATCAGCAGAACCAGAAAGAAAGAGGCATGATTATCCTGGGTGCCCAGCCCTCTTGGCTGCCCCACACTTTCCAACCCCCATGCCTGCCCTCTGGTCCATTGCTAGCCTTGCTCCTCATCACTTTGTTTTTCCATCCCAGGACAATGCCCTGGGGCAATTTCCCTGCAGAGAAGGGGCAGTTGTTTCGACTACCATCTGCACTTAACAGGTGATGGCCCTTGCCTTCTTTAGGCCACATCTCTCTTATCTGTAGTTTCTGGGGCCCTGCTCTCTCACCCCACCCTGTCCCAGCCCAGCTAGTGTTTTCCCCTGCTGAGCAGGGCATGAGGACCAGGAAGACCGTCACAGGTGCCAGCTCATCTCTTTTCCCCCCACAGGACAAGCTCTGACTCTGCCCTTCACACAAGTGTGATGAACCCCAGCCCTCAGGACACTTATCCAGGCCCTGCACCCCCTAGCGTCCTGCCCAGCCGCCGTGGAGGTAAGTGGCCATGTCCCAGGGGAGGGAGTAGCCGTGGAGCTTTTGTTTGAAGCAGGTAGGCAAGTGGGCACTGCAGCCAGCTCCGCCGTATCCTTTGCAGGTTTTCTGGATGGCGAAATGGACTCCAAAGGTATGTGTTCCTCACCGCGTTTGATATGTGCGGGTACTGAATGCCAGAGAATCTCTGGGCTGGTGTTGGGAGCTTTGTTCAGGGCCAGGGAGTGGGAGCCCTTCCACCTGCGTCTGCTTCCTGTCCTGCCTTCTTCTTCAACCCTCTCATCACCAGTCTTTCTCTTTCAAGTCCCTGCTATTGAGGAGAACTTGCCAGATGACAAGCATTTGCTGAAACCGTGGGATGCTAAGAAGGTAGGCGTGGCCCACTGTTCTTCTTTCCATGGGGCGGGTCTTCAGGGTCCTCCACTGAGTTCTGTCCTCATCTGccaccttcttcctcctctcctcagcTGTCCTCATCCTCCTCCCGACCTCGGTCCTGTGAAGTCCCTGGAATTAAGTACGTATCTCTCTTGAGGTTGGCTGagcgggtggaggagggaagcaaAGGGAAATGTGGAAGGCTGATCTCTGCTCTTCCCTgaccactgccccccacccccatttacatcttttcctctccttccccagcatCTTTCCATCTCCTGACCAGCCTGCCACTGTGCCTGTCCTCCCACCTGCCATGAACACGGGAGGCTCCCTACCTGACCTCACCAACCTGCACTTTCCCCCACCGCTGCCCACCCCCCTGGACCCAGAGGAGACAGTCTACCCCAGCCTGAGTGGGGGCAACAGTACCTCCAATTTGACCCACACCATGACCCACCTGGGCATCAgtgggggcctgggcctgggcccagGCTATGATGCACCAGGTGAGTGGCTGTCTTGGCTGTGTGTCCCTGGGGTGCTGTCTAGCTGGAGGGACGAAGGGGTGGGAGGCTCGAGCACCTTGGGATTCTCCTGTGACTGCCCACACCAGCCCTTCACCTGTGTACCCCAGGATTCCCTCACAGCAGTTTTCTGCCAGTGAGAACTGGTAGGTGTGGCTTTTCCTAGAAAGAAGATGGAGAGCAACCCCCAAGCGGGCAATGCCATCCTGACTGTCAGGGACAGAGTAGGGAGGACATTGTGTTGCCACTTCCATAGTCTGGCCACTGCTACCCATTCTGGGCAGAAAGGGGCCCAGTTCCCATCAGTAATGTTGGCATCTCTGGTTTTTTGTCTGTGCCTACAGGACTTCATTCACCTCTCAGCCACCCATCCTTGCAGTCTTCCCTAAGCAATCCCAACCTCCAGGCTTCCCTGAGCAGTCCTCAgccccagctccagggctccCACAGTCACCCCTCACTGCCTGCCTCCTCCTTGGCCCGCCATGCACTGCCCACCACCTCCCTGGGTCACCCCTCACTCAGCGCCCcggccctctcctcctcctcttcctcctcttctgcttcATCTCCGGTGCTGGGTGCCCCCCCTTACCCAGCTTCTACCCCTGGGGCCTCCCCCCGCCACCGCCGTGTGCCCCTCAGTCCCCTGAGTTTGCCCGCGGGCCCAGCCGACGCCAGAAGGTCCCAACAGCAACTACCCAAACAGTTTTCGCCAACAATGTCACCCACCTTGTCTTCCATCACTCAGGTATGCGTGGCTGCCTTCCCTATATGtctgtctcccttcccttccttctcttgccaagttctctccctcccaccctacttTCCTCAAATACCTCTTCTTCTTAAATCCTGTACTCCTGGTGTCATCCATCCCCTTCCattcctctgtcctctgcctgccccacTCTTAGCCACCTTGTTTCCTGTTGGCTTAAGAATGCAAACCCTGGGGTTaagttttctgatttcaaatcctGGCCCCACCTCTTACTAGCAGTCTCCTTGGacagttatttaacttctttgagcctcagcatcctcatctataaaaccaGGACAGCAATGTAAGAATCAAAGGAAATCACATACGGAAAGTACGCAGCACCATGCCTAGCCCAGGTGCACGCTCGACAAATGATAGCTtgtcctttcccttttctctcttttttgttcctatccttctttccttgtctgtcttttttctcctgcctccatcctgtcccatcccctctcccatctcctctccttctttcATAGATTTCATAGACTCAGAGACTGTCAGAGGATGGAGCCCAGTCCCttcatcttatagatgaggaggCTGGGGCCCAGAAGGAAAGTGACTTTTCCAAGTTTACACAGCATGTTAGGGAAGAGTTGGGACCATTACTAAAAATTCTTGGTTTAGGGTTTTTTCTTCAATGTTAACATTCTTAGCTCTTCCGTCCTTCCCCatacttctcccttttctgttctctctgctcCCCTTCTTTCACCCTAATGctcttcttcccctctcctctgccctactttccctttctttctctgttgttCTTGCCTGGAATGTGTGTTCTATGTTCCATCTTTATGCAGGTCCCCTTTTCTGTAGGAAAGATTGAGGTCAGGCCAGCAAGGTCTCTGCTTTCTGGGAACTTGGAGTAAAGCCtaacctccctccttccctccttcctcgcACAGTCCCTCTGGCCTCTTCAAGGCTTTAGAACAGCCATCCTCAAGGTCACTGTTGTGTGATCAGTCACTTGTGAGGTGTGTCACAAGTAGTTGATTACTAACAGTAGTTAAAGTACCAAGGTTTAGGAATAGTTGACTCCTGGAGTGGATTCAAAATTATCCTTGTGTTAACCTCTCTCAGTCACTTTCATCCTGAGATGCATTTTTGAGAGTAGTTGCACCCCAGTGATGCCCAATGGAACGGTTTTGGGTTTGTGTTGACAATGGTCGCAGCTTAAAAGGGTGGGAAGCCCTAACAAAGAGCTCCTCTCAGGGGGCACATTGAGGGGTAAGCTTCCCCCTTTCTCCTCGCTTTTCTTCAGGGCGTCGCCCTGGACACCAGTAAGCTGCCCAGTGACCAGCGGCTGCCTCCATACCCGTACAGTCCCCCAAGTTTGGTTCTGCCCACCCAGCCACCCACCCCAAAGCCTCTGCAGCAGCCAGGGCTGCCCTCTCAGGCCTGCTCAGTGCAGCCCTCCGGTGGGCAGCCCCCAGGCAGGCAGCTGCACTATGGGACACTGTACCCACCCAGCCCCAGTGGGCATGGGCAACAGTCTTACCACCGGCCGATGAGTGACTTCAACATGGGGAACGTGAGTACCCGGGTCCCTAGCTCagaagcaggggaggggctgggagtgggctAAAAGAGCCTGAGTGGTATCGAGGGGGGCATTTTGAACTGGGAGATCTAGGTGGGGGAGAGCCTTCTTACCTGCCCCCAGGTAACACAGTACCGCCAACTTGGGGCTCCTCTCTTCCTGCATTTGACCCCGactcctgcccctctcccccagctaCCTCCGCGCAGCTTGCTCTTTGATGACTACTGCTTTGACCCGTTGTCTTCCTGGCACGCGCATGCTCTGTCCCAGTAGGTACGGTGCCCACACCTACTTTGGGCCCCGTGCTCACTTCTTTCGCTGTGCTTGTGGCCATCTCCCGCTGTCTCTGCTTTTGTTCCCATGGTGGAGGTGGGAAGCGGGGTAGGGTAGGGGGAGGTGTATGAAGATTACTGGGCAAAGAGGATGTGTTAGCAGAGCTAGGCAAAGGCAGGCAGAACCACCCTGTTCTGAAGCCCACTTTCTCAaggcctgtgtgtgtgtccacagcTGGAGCAGTTCAGCATGGAGAACCCATCAACCAGCCTGGCGCTGGATCCCCCTGGCTTTTCCGAAGGGCCTGGATTTTTAGGGGGTGAGGGGCCAGTGAGTGGCCCCCAGGACCCCCATGCCCTCAACCACCAGAACTTAACCCACTGTTCCCGCCATGGCTCAGGGCCTAACATCATCCTCACAGGTAAGAGGTGTGGGTGGTGATGGGGGATGGAAGGAGGGTGTGATACATTTGGTGGCGCAGCAGGAGACTGAGGGGGTCTTGGAAGAGTTCGCAAGGCATGGGGTCCTCACTCGTCTCTTCTCCCCACACAGGAGACCCTTCCCCCGGTTTCTCTAAGGAGATTTCAGCGGCCCTGGCTGGAGTGCCTGGTTTTGAGGTGTCAGCagctgggctggagctggggctggggctggaggaggagctgcgCATGGAGCCGCTGGGCCTGGAGGGGCTCAACATGCTGAGCGACCCCTGTGCCCTTCTGCCTGACCCTGCTGTGGAGGACTCGTTCCGCAGTGACCGGTTGCAGTGAGGGCACCTCATCGACATCCCTCTTCTCGGCCCTGTCCCCCATCActgtccctttcctcccttccccctggcCAGTAGAGACTTCACTCTCTGCCCCCAGATCCTCTTTCTAACATGAACGGAGGATCCCAAGAATGAGAAAAGGCAAGGGGTTTGTCCAGGTGACCCCTGAATTCTGCACAAGGGATGGGGCTTGGGGGAGCTCAAGGGAGGGCCTAAAGCACTTGTAACTTTGAACCGTCTGTCTGGAGGTCAGAGCCTGTTGGAAAGCAGGGGGTAGAGGGGAGCCCTGGAGGCAGGGCTTGTCCGGATGCCTAGGGGTGGGCAGTGCCAGCCCCTCCTCACCACTCTTCCCCTTGCAATGGAGGAGAGAGCCAGAgtggatattattttttattaaatatattatgttaataaaaaaatcatatcaaaCCCTTGGTGTCATTGGCTACTGTTTGGGATGCAGGTCGGGATCGAGGGAGTTCTTGGGGCACGGGCCCTCTCATCTGTATGCTTTTTGCGTTTTCTCAACACCATGTAGTTTTGTGGAGGGGCCCCCGAAGCCTCATAATTTGTACTCAGCATTGGACATAGGGGTGCAGCCTGGGCGTAGGCCCCCGGGGCAGCATATGCGCCCTCTCATCTGTCCAGGGCCTTGCTGCAGCATCAGGGAACAGGGGCTCTGACTGGCCAGACAAGTTACTGCTCTTTCTCAACCCTGAGGCCTGGCAGTGAGTCAGGAGATGAAGAGGTGACTGCTGGCTGAGCTCTCGGCTCTGGATTTTTCTGGTAGAATGATCCCAGTTTTCCTGGGGGTAGCTGGCCTCAGTGCTAAGGCTCCCAAGGAGAGAGGATTTAAAAACTACTGACGCCAGGTAGGTCTCAAGGTTGGCTCCCTCTTCTTTATGGCCCTTTCAGCCCAGAGGACCTGGAAGTTAGCTGTGGTACCTGGCCAGCCTCTGACCCCATGCTCCTAGGTCTCATTCCTGCTCCCTCACAATGCATGAATTCACTTCACCCTCCCCACTCTtctccactcattcattcagatGCTTGAGTGCTAACCTGTTCTAAAGAGGTTTCTTCTTTCTGGCTTGGGTTGCTAGCCCTCTGACCATCTGAGCTTCTGCCCTCTATTCTCTCCCCCATGCAGCACAGAAGAGTAGTGCCCCTTCTCCATTACTCCCACCTCTTCTGCTTTCCCACACCCTACAGTCCTGGCCTCTCCCTCTTTCCAAAACTGTTGtcattttcagaaaagagaaCTGAGAGCTCTGGCTTAGGCT
Protein-coding regions in this window:
- the CRTC2 gene encoding CREB-regulated transcription coactivator 2 isoform X3, with the protein product MATSGANGPGSATASASNPRKFSEKIALQKQRQAEETAAFEEVMMDIGSTRLQAQKLRLAYTRSSHYGGSLPNVNQIGCGLAEFQSPLHSPLDSSRSTRHHGLVERVQRDPRRMVSPLRRYPRHIDSSPYSPAYLSPPPESSWRRTMPWGNFPAEKGQLFRLPSALNRTSSDSALHTSVMNPSPQDTYPGPAPPSVLPSRRGGFLDGEMDSKVPAIEENLPDDKHLLKPWDAKKLSSSSSRPRSCEVPGINIFPSPDQPATVPVLPPAMNTGGSLPDLTNLHFPPPLPTPLDPEETVYPSLSGGNSTSNLTHTMTHLGISGGLGLGPGYDAPGLHSPLSHPSLQSSLSNPNLQASLSSPQPQLQGSHSHPSLPASSLARHALPTTSLGHPSLSAPALSSSSSSSSASSPVLGAPPYPASTPGASPRHRRVPLSPLSLPAGPADARRSQQQLPKQFSPTMSPTLSSITQGVALDTSKLPSDQRLPPYPYSPPSLVLPTQPPTPKPLQQPGLPSQACSVQPSGGQPPGRQLHYGTLYPPSPSGHGQQSYHRPMSDFNMGNLEQFSMENPSTSLALDPPGFSEGPGFLGGEGPVSGPQDPHALNHQNLTHCSRHGSGPNIILTGDPSPGFSKEISAALAGVPGFEVSAAGLELGLGLEEELRMEPLGLEGLNMLSDPCALLPDPAVEDSFRSDRLQ
- the CRTC2 gene encoding CREB-regulated transcription coactivator 2 isoform X1, translated to MATSGANGPGSATASASNPRKFSEKIALQKQRQAEETAAFEEVMMDIGSTRLQAQKLRLAYTRSSHYGGSLPNVNQIGCGLAEFQSPLHSPLDSSRSTRHHGLVERVQRDPRRMVSPLRRYPRHIDSSPYSPAYLSPPPESSWRRTMPWGNFPAEKGQLFRLPSALNRTSSDSALHTSVMNPSPQDTYPGPAPPSVLPSRRGASSAVSFAGFLDGEMDSKVPAIEENLPDDKHLLKPWDAKKLSSSSSRPRSCEVPGINIFPSPDQPATVPVLPPAMNTGGSLPDLTNLHFPPPLPTPLDPEETVYPSLSGGNSTSNLTHTMTHLGISGGLGLGPGYDAPGLHSPLSHPSLQSSLSNPNLQASLSSPQPQLQGSHSHPSLPASSLARHALPTTSLGHPSLSAPALSSSSSSSSASSPVLGAPPYPASTPGASPRHRRVPLSPLSLPAGPADARRSQQQLPKQFSPTMSPTLSSITQGVALDTSKLPSDQRLPPYPYSPPSLVLPTQPPTPKPLQQPGLPSQACSVQPSGGQPPGRQLHYGTLYPPSPSGHGQQSYHRPMSDFNMGNLEQFSMENPSTSLALDPPGFSEGPGFLGGEGPVSGPQDPHALNHQNLTHCSRHGSGPNIILTGDPSPGFSKEISAALAGVPGFEVSAAGLELGLGLEEELRMEPLGLEGLNMLSDPCALLPDPAVEDSFRSDRLQ
- the CRTC2 gene encoding CREB-regulated transcription coactivator 2 isoform X2, giving the protein MGAEKVRQEWTERGDGLRSPAELQAQKLRLAYTRSSHYGGSLPNVNQIGCGLAEFQSPLHSPLDSSRSTRHHGLVERVQRDPRRMVSPLRRYPRHIDSSPYSPAYLSPPPESSWRRTMPWGNFPAEKGQLFRLPSALNRTSSDSALHTSVMNPSPQDTYPGPAPPSVLPSRRGASSAVSFAGFLDGEMDSKVPAIEENLPDDKHLLKPWDAKKLSSSSSRPRSCEVPGINIFPSPDQPATVPVLPPAMNTGGSLPDLTNLHFPPPLPTPLDPEETVYPSLSGGNSTSNLTHTMTHLGISGGLGLGPGYDAPGLHSPLSHPSLQSSLSNPNLQASLSSPQPQLQGSHSHPSLPASSLARHALPTTSLGHPSLSAPALSSSSSSSSASSPVLGAPPYPASTPGASPRHRRVPLSPLSLPAGPADARRSQQQLPKQFSPTMSPTLSSITQGVALDTSKLPSDQRLPPYPYSPPSLVLPTQPPTPKPLQQPGLPSQACSVQPSGGQPPGRQLHYGTLYPPSPSGHGQQSYHRPMSDFNMGNLEQFSMENPSTSLALDPPGFSEGPGFLGGEGPVSGPQDPHALNHQNLTHCSRHGSGPNIILTGDPSPGFSKEISAALAGVPGFEVSAAGLELGLGLEEELRMEPLGLEGLNMLSDPCALLPDPAVEDSFRSDRLQ